In a single window of the Cervus elaphus chromosome 1, mCerEla1.1, whole genome shotgun sequence genome:
- the ZNF215 gene encoding zinc finger protein 215 — protein sequence MHPLSKLMTISKSHNLAHEQSEVLTANTSWQQETIPVVETDDCEASRQKFRHFQYLEVSGPREALSQLWELSLQWLRPEIHTKKQILELLVLEQFLTILPEEVRTWVNLQHPKNSKEVVSLIQDVIDMLEDEGITCKDSVLHQKGSFKKEKMEADLITDKSQEPVKFKDVVVEFSKEEWGQLDPAVKTLYRHVMLENYRNLNSLHKGEHLLSKPVETSKLESKKESWIMEQEIPRTAVVDRERISENQELVPKQRISGEESSHAVIMTRLTEGGHFPLDAWNSDDWLYRNQEPWDINLPQEVFIPNIVYTEEGDFEYSENKVSSDVNSVNSIFDTQQGIPIRKDSPKFDQLKTNFEFNLDSVGKQHSEYNKCGSALSLSTDIQHPKSHTIVNFYKCYQCGKAFSRSSSLIRHQIIHTGERPYKCSECGRCFNRRTNLTKHQKIHAATKAWEDNQYGKALSEHEDGNKNPGLHSAGNLYECVKCGKSFTRSSSLIRHQVIHTGEKPFKCKECKKTFNRSSNLLKHQKIHT from the exons ATGCATCCTTTGAGCAAGCTGATGACTATCTCAAAATCTCATAACCTGGCTCATGAACAAAGTGAGGTCCTGACAGCAAATACGTCTTGGCAACAGGAAACCATCCCAGTCGTGGAGACAGATGACTGTGAGGCCTCTCGTCAGAAATTCAGGCATTTCCAGTATTTGGAAGTGTCTGGGCCTCGTGAAGccctgagccaactctgggagctcAGTCTTCAGTGGCTGAGACCAGAAATTCATACAAAGAAGCAGATTCTAGAGTTATTGGTGCTGGAGCAGTTCCTGACAATTCTCCCTGAAGAAGTCAGGACTTGGGTGAATTTACAACATCCGAAGAATAGCAAAGAAGTGGTGAGCCTCATACAGGATGTGATTGATATGCTTGAAGATGAAG GTATAACCTGCAAGGATTCTGTCCTACATCAGAAAGGGAgcttcaagaaagagaaaatggaagctGACTTGATAACAGACAAATCCCAG GAACCAGTGAAATTCAAAGATGTGGTTGTGGAATTCAGCAAAGAAGAGTGGGGGCAACTGGACCCTGCTGTAAAGACCCTGTACAGgcatgtgatgctggagaactacAGGAACCTGAATTCACTGCATAAAGGAG AGCATCTACTTTCTAAACCAGTTGAGACCTCCAAGTTGGAGAGTAAGAAAGAAAGTTGGATAATGGAGcaagaaatcccaagaacagctGTTGTTG acagggagagaatttcagaaaatcagGAATTAGTCCCAAAACAGAGGATTTCTGGAGAAGAATCATCCCATGCAGTGATTATGACAAGACTGACCGAAGGTGGACATTTTCCTTTAGATGCCTGGAACAGTGATGACTGGTTATATAGGAATCAGGAACCCTGGGACATAAATTTGCCACAAGAAGTTTTCATTCCTAATATAGTCTACACTGAGGAGGGAGACTTtgaatatagtgaaaataagGTAAGCTCTGATGTTAACTCAGTTAACTCAATTTTTGATACACAACAGGGAATTCCTATAAGAAAGGATTCCCCAAAGTTTGATCAGCTTAAAACTAACTTTGAATTTAATTTAGACTCAGTAGGTAAGCAGCATTCAGAATATAATAAGTGTGGGAGTGCCTTGAGCCTGAGTACAGATATTCAGCACCCCAAAAGTCATACCATAGTGAATTTCTATAAATGTTATCAGTGTGGAAAGGCCTTCAGCCGCAGTTCATCCCTCATTCGACATCAGATCATTCACACAGGAGAGAGACCCTATAAATGCAGTGAATGTGGAAGATGCTTCAACCGACGTACAAACCTTACTAAGCATCAAAAAATTCATGCTGCAACAAAAGCCTGGGAAGACAATCAATATGGAAAAGCCCTCAGTGAGCATGAAGACGGTAATAAAAATCCAGGACTCCATTCTGCAGGTAATCTCTATGAATGTGTTAAGTGTGGAAAATCCTTCACCCGTAGCTCCTCACTTATTCGACATCAAGTGattcatacaggagagaaaccatTCAAATGTAAGGAATGTAAGAAAACCTTTAACAGAAGTTCAAACCTGCTTAAACACCAAAAAATTCATACTTGA